Proteins from one Buchnera aphidicola (Cinara laricifoliae) genomic window:
- the argF gene encoding ornithine carbamoyltransferase, whose translation MKTLYQKSCLKLSDFTYEEIFYLMKLSKFLKKNKHNKKEKKYIKGKNIALIFEKQSTRTRCAFEVAAYDQGAHTTYIGPNDTHIGYKESIEDSAKVLGTMYDGIQYRGYNDTILENLKKYSKIPIWNGLTDKFHPTQILADLFTIIETFPEKPLKKIHCAYVGDAQNNIANSLIEAANIINFKLNIVSPESYWPKKNFLNKKYSLYNKRKNIIYTDKIIEGVKNVDLIYTDVWVSLGESDDMWKKRIEELYPYQVNKKMLNISNNPNIKILHCLPALHNKKSLIGLQLHNKFKFNNGLEITDDIFNSNINLSFRQSENRLHTIKALLVSCLSEEKIF comes from the coding sequence ATGAAAACATTATATCAAAAAAGTTGTCTCAAATTATCAGATTTTACATACGAAGAAATATTTTATTTGATGAAACTATCAAAATTTTTAAAAAAAAATAAACATAATAAAAAAGAAAAAAAATATATAAAAGGAAAAAATATAGCATTAATTTTTGAAAAACAATCTACTAGAACCAGATGTGCTTTTGAAGTTGCTGCATATGATCAAGGAGCACATACTACATATATAGGACCTAATGACACACATATTGGATATAAGGAATCCATTGAAGATTCTGCTAAAGTGTTAGGAACAATGTATGACGGCATTCAATATAGAGGTTATAACGATACAATACTTGAAAACCTTAAGAAATATTCAAAAATACCTATATGGAACGGTTTAACAGATAAATTTCATCCTACTCAAATTTTAGCGGATTTATTTACAATAATAGAAACTTTTCCTGAAAAACCATTAAAAAAAATTCACTGTGCATATGTAGGAGATGCTCAAAATAATATCGCTAATTCATTAATTGAAGCAGCAAATATAATAAATTTTAAATTAAATATTGTTTCTCCTGAATCATATTGGCCTAAAAAAAATTTTTTAAATAAAAAATATTCTTTGTATAATAAACGGAAAAATATTATTTATACCGATAAAATTATAGAAGGTGTGAAAAATGTTGACTTAATTTATACAGATGTATGGGTGTCACTAGGAGAAAGTGATGACATGTGGAAAAAAAGAATAGAAGAATTATATCCATATCAAGTAAATAAAAAAATGTTAAATATATCTAATAATCCTAATATTAAAATATTACATTGTCTACCTGCGCTACATAATAAAAAGTCTTTAATAGGATTACAATTACATAATAAATTTAAATTTAATAATGGATTAGAAATTACCGATGATATTTTTAATTCTAATATAAATCTAAGTTTTCGACAATCCGAAAATCGATTACATACAATTAAAGCATTATTAGTATCGTGTTTATCAGAAGAAAAAATTTTTTAA